Proteins encoded within one genomic window of Hahella chejuensis KCTC 2396:
- the rlmKL gene encoding bifunctional 23S rRNA (guanine(2069)-N(7))-methyltransferase RlmK/23S rRNA (guanine(2445)-N(2))-methyltransferase RlmL, translating into MNEFSLFASCPKGLEYVLADELKTLGAEVLRTNPAGVEAKVDLAGAYRICLGSRLANRVLRLLQSTRTATRDGLYQAASEVNWSEHLRPGESYWIAAFGSSGDIRHSRFGAQVVKDAINDHFRDRDLELPVIDKRSGVQTVQLNLAKTITLGLDLAGRSLHQRGYRQEGAAAPLKENLAAAILYRAGWPEICGEDGCFVDPMCGSGTLVVEAAMIAMNIAPGLLNPHFLFEKAPWHDPEVWRGVYEEAMEKAVLGKRRWRGAIFGCDLNPAAIRTAKRNLSRAGLDRWVKLETASAMDFTPDTEGCGQRLLVCNPPYGERLGQELELRSLYRALGRRLKTAYGEWKAGIFTSSVNLAKEIGLRADKQYHLYNGPLATTLYLFDVYGNRPEAETPRKPQNASLEGISEQAQMFRNRLSKNLAKWSKWAKKQQLSAYRIYDADMPEYAVAIDWYDGGIIVQEYAPPKSVDEEKARQRLLDVLEVTPAVLGIDGGQLFLKQRKKQKGMLQYEKTDSSRKERTVEEHGCRFWVNLSDYLDSGLFLDHRPTRYWIQKHSSGKRFLNLFCYTGAASVHAAAGGAATTTSVDMSQTYLSWAERNFHLNKLSGPHRFVRANVLDWLKAEHNSYDLIFLDPPTFSNSKKMEDVLDIQRDHAGLIEDCMRLLAPGGVLIFSCNYRRFKLDSGIEQRFAVENHTAASIPEDFKRNERIHQCWHIRHSA; encoded by the coding sequence ATGAATGAATTTTCATTGTTTGCGAGCTGTCCCAAAGGACTGGAGTATGTGCTTGCGGACGAATTAAAGACCCTGGGCGCGGAAGTGCTCAGAACCAATCCCGCTGGGGTTGAGGCGAAGGTGGATCTCGCCGGGGCTTACCGAATTTGTCTGGGCTCCCGTCTCGCCAACAGGGTGCTGCGATTATTGCAGTCCACCCGCACAGCCACGCGTGACGGCCTGTATCAGGCTGCTTCCGAGGTGAATTGGAGCGAGCATCTGCGTCCGGGAGAAAGCTATTGGATCGCTGCGTTTGGCTCCAGTGGCGATATCCGGCACTCACGCTTTGGCGCGCAAGTGGTCAAAGACGCCATTAACGATCATTTTCGCGACCGTGATCTGGAGCTGCCCGTTATCGACAAGCGCTCCGGCGTGCAAACCGTGCAGCTGAACCTGGCGAAAACCATTACCTTGGGGTTGGATCTGGCGGGCAGAAGCCTGCATCAGCGTGGGTATCGGCAAGAGGGGGCCGCCGCGCCGTTAAAGGAAAATCTGGCGGCGGCGATACTCTATCGCGCCGGCTGGCCGGAGATATGCGGAGAAGACGGTTGTTTCGTCGATCCGATGTGCGGTTCCGGCACGTTGGTGGTTGAGGCGGCGATGATCGCGATGAATATCGCGCCGGGACTGCTCAACCCGCACTTTCTGTTTGAAAAAGCTCCCTGGCATGACCCGGAAGTCTGGCGTGGAGTATATGAAGAAGCGATGGAGAAAGCGGTGCTTGGCAAGCGTCGCTGGCGCGGAGCCATCTTCGGCTGCGACCTGAATCCCGCCGCCATCCGCACCGCCAAGCGTAATTTGTCCCGCGCCGGACTTGATCGCTGGGTGAAGCTGGAAACCGCCAGCGCCATGGACTTCACTCCAGATACGGAAGGATGCGGGCAGCGCTTGCTGGTGTGCAACCCTCCCTATGGTGAGCGCTTAGGGCAGGAGTTGGAGCTGCGCTCGCTGTACCGGGCGCTGGGACGGAGGCTGAAAACCGCATACGGTGAATGGAAAGCGGGTATTTTTACTTCCAGCGTCAACCTGGCGAAAGAAATTGGGCTACGGGCGGACAAACAATACCATCTTTACAACGGACCTCTGGCCACAACGCTTTATTTGTTCGATGTTTATGGGAACCGACCTGAAGCAGAAACGCCGCGCAAGCCGCAGAACGCCTCTCTAGAGGGGATCTCCGAGCAGGCGCAAATGTTCCGCAATCGACTGAGTAAGAATCTGGCGAAATGGAGCAAGTGGGCGAAGAAGCAGCAGCTTAGCGCTTACCGGATCTATGATGCGGATATGCCGGAGTATGCTGTCGCCATCGACTGGTATGACGGTGGGATCATTGTGCAGGAATATGCGCCGCCGAAATCAGTGGATGAAGAAAAGGCGCGCCAACGTCTGCTGGACGTGTTGGAAGTGACTCCGGCGGTATTGGGAATCGACGGCGGACAGTTGTTTCTCAAGCAGCGTAAAAAGCAAAAAGGCATGCTGCAGTATGAAAAAACAGATTCAAGTCGCAAGGAGCGTACGGTAGAAGAGCACGGTTGCCGGTTTTGGGTAAACCTGTCTGATTATTTGGACTCAGGGCTTTTCCTTGATCACCGTCCAACCCGCTATTGGATTCAGAAGCATAGCTCGGGCAAGCGCTTTCTGAATCTGTTCTGCTACACCGGAGCGGCTTCCGTCCATGCGGCGGCGGGCGGCGCGGCGACCACCACCAGTGTGGATATGTCGCAGACCTATCTGAGCTGGGCGGAGCGCAACTTTCACCTTAATAAACTGAGCGGTCCCCATCGTTTTGTGCGCGCCAACGTCCTGGATTGGCTTAAAGCTGAGCATAATTCATATGACCTGATATTCCTCGATCCACCCACATTCTCCAACTCCAAGAAAATGGAGGATGTATTGGATATTCAGCGGGATCATGCAGGGTTGATTGAAGATTGTATGCGGTTGCTGGCGCCAGGAGGGGTATTGATCTTTTCCTGCAACTACCGACGCTTCAAGCTGGACTCAGGCATTGAACAGCGTTTTGCGGTGGAAAATCATACCGCCGCCAGTATTCCTGAAGACTTCAAGCGCAATGAACGGATTCACCAGTGCTGGCATATACGCCATAGCGCCTGA
- the rmuC gene encoding DNA recombination protein RmuC, protein MALLQLYWPYLAAGGIGLAVALLALIGMMRQRRQRRDLELRNAQIIEKLLAREEEVARLQEACAEKTQRCESMQREVGVLQQSNAAVRARMESIHERYVQVEAAAKDKDANLSELTQALSAAQSELASLKTAAAKEQLHHQEKLKLLEASREALTQEFQLLANRIFESSTQKLSEFSQNNLKTILDPLNTQLNDFRKKVEDVYDKEAQQRFSLSAEIKKLQTLNERISDDAIKLTNALKGDNKAAGTWGEVILERILERSGLVKGREYEVQSAQRNEAGRRIQPDVIIRLPENKNVVVDSKVSLVAYEQYHNASDDSARIDYLKQHVLSVRQHIKGLSGKRYQDALGLNSLDFVLLFIPIEGAFAAAVQGDQSLFNEAFQLNVVIVSPSTLLATLRTIHNIWRYEHQSQNAQEIARQAGYLYDKFVNFVQDLEEVGQRLQQTQGAYDTAMGRLATGRGNLITRVEKLKQLGARAGKQLSESTLQRAQMSEEGDSRTVSLSLGDGAGL, encoded by the coding sequence ATGGCGTTATTACAACTATATTGGCCCTACCTGGCGGCGGGGGGGATAGGGCTTGCCGTCGCGCTTCTGGCGCTAATAGGAATGATGAGGCAGCGTCGCCAGCGTAGAGACCTTGAGCTGCGCAACGCCCAGATAATCGAAAAGCTGCTGGCTCGTGAGGAGGAAGTGGCGCGCCTTCAGGAAGCGTGCGCTGAGAAAACGCAGCGATGTGAGTCTATGCAGCGGGAAGTGGGCGTGCTGCAGCAAAGTAACGCTGCCGTGAGGGCGCGAATGGAGTCAATCCATGAGCGCTATGTCCAAGTGGAGGCGGCGGCCAAAGACAAAGACGCAAACTTGTCTGAGTTAACGCAGGCGCTCAGCGCTGCTCAGAGCGAGCTGGCGTCTTTGAAAACCGCCGCAGCAAAAGAACAGTTGCATCACCAGGAGAAACTGAAGTTGTTGGAAGCCTCGCGTGAGGCGCTGACGCAAGAGTTTCAACTGCTCGCCAATCGCATCTTCGAAAGTAGTACACAGAAACTGTCCGAATTTAGTCAGAATAATCTGAAGACTATTCTCGACCCCTTAAATACGCAGCTGAATGACTTTCGCAAGAAAGTTGAGGACGTCTACGACAAGGAAGCGCAGCAGCGTTTCTCGTTGTCTGCGGAAATTAAGAAGCTCCAGACGCTGAACGAGCGTATCAGTGACGACGCTATCAAGCTGACCAATGCGCTGAAAGGCGACAACAAGGCCGCTGGAACCTGGGGCGAAGTCATACTGGAGCGCATTCTGGAACGTTCGGGGTTGGTGAAGGGGCGCGAGTACGAGGTGCAGAGCGCGCAAAGAAATGAAGCTGGGCGCCGTATACAACCAGATGTGATTATTCGCCTTCCAGAAAACAAAAATGTCGTTGTTGACTCGAAAGTCAGTCTTGTGGCCTACGAGCAGTATCATAACGCCAGCGACGACAGCGCGCGGATTGATTACCTGAAGCAGCATGTGTTGTCGGTGCGACAGCATATAAAGGGGCTGAGCGGGAAACGATATCAAGACGCGTTAGGGCTGAATTCACTGGACTTTGTACTGTTGTTTATTCCTATTGAGGGGGCCTTTGCGGCTGCGGTGCAGGGAGACCAAAGCCTGTTTAACGAAGCGTTTCAACTGAATGTGGTGATCGTTTCTCCTTCGACGTTACTCGCTACTTTGCGCACCATTCACAATATCTGGCGCTATGAGCATCAGTCTCAAAATGCGCAGGAAATCGCCCGGCAGGCCGGCTATCTGTACGACAAGTTCGTTAATTTTGTGCAGGATCTGGAGGAGGTCGGCCAGCGCTTGCAGCAGACGCAAGGCGCCTATGATACCGCGATGGGGCGTTTGGCCACGGGGCGAGGTAATTTGATTACCCGAGTGGAGAAGCTGAAGCAGTTGGGCGCGCGCGCTGGTAAACAACTGAGCGAGTCAACTCTGCAACGGGCGCAAATGTCAGAAGAGGGCGACTCCCGAACGGTGTCTCTCTCACTCGGTGACGGCGCCGGTTTATGA
- a CDS encoding sulfite exporter TauE/SafE family protein, translated as MTEWFAGLSWLEVATLLGSSFLGSMLTAALGVGGGAFLIAVMADIVPPLALIPLHGIVQMGSNASRAALTRKHIQLRTIAFFLSGAFIAALAAAWLLGRVDPSWIPPMVALFIIWLCWGPIPELGLGKTKVGLFCGGLLTTLATMIVGATGPLVSAWLGRSGVDRWTYTANFSSCMTAQHLLKIMVFGMAGFVFTPWLPLLGLMVLAGFLGTKAGLKILGKLPEARFKSLFKWVLTLLALRLLWLWWRGFSA; from the coding sequence ATGACGGAATGGTTTGCGGGCCTTTCCTGGCTCGAAGTCGCAACGCTGTTAGGGAGCAGTTTCCTGGGGTCGATGCTGACCGCCGCGCTTGGTGTTGGCGGCGGCGCCTTTCTGATCGCAGTGATGGCGGATATTGTGCCGCCGTTAGCCCTGATCCCTTTGCATGGTATTGTGCAAATGGGCTCCAACGCCAGCCGGGCGGCCTTAACCCGTAAGCACATTCAACTGCGTACAATCGCATTCTTTTTAAGCGGCGCTTTTATTGCGGCGCTCGCCGCCGCTTGGTTACTGGGACGCGTCGATCCCTCCTGGATTCCTCCGATGGTGGCGCTATTCATCATCTGGCTGTGCTGGGGGCCCATTCCTGAACTGGGATTGGGAAAAACTAAAGTAGGCCTGTTCTGCGGTGGTTTATTGACGACGCTGGCCACAATGATCGTCGGCGCAACCGGTCCCCTCGTGTCGGCCTGGCTTGGACGTAGCGGCGTTGACCGCTGGACCTACACCGCTAACTTCTCCAGCTGTATGACGGCGCAACATTTGTTGAAAATTATGGTGTTCGGGATGGCGGGGTTCGTTTTCACCCCTTGGCTTCCTTTGCTCGGTTTAATGGTGCTGGCCGGGTTTCTAGGCACTAAAGCTGGCTTAAAAATTCTCGGTAAATTGCCCGAAGCGCGTTTTAAATCACTGTTCAAATGGGTGCTGACGTTGTTGGCGCTGCGTTTGTTGTGGCTATGGTGGCGAGGATTCTCCGCCTGA
- a CDS encoding DUF4126 family protein: METYDTLVSTIALMMGVSWASGVNLYAAVLMLGLGGATGHIDLPPDLQTLQDPLVIAAAGFMYCVEFFADKTPGVDSGWDALHTFIRIPAGAVLAAGAVGDISPALQIAAGLVGASMAATSHATKAGTRLAINTSPEPFTNWAASIGEDIMVLAGLWAALNHPLVFLVLLGLFIALAIWLLPKLWRFLKLVLRKIGGFFGLVDKDKGPSPSVGSYQFGNFSAAAGPSLDADFTAPGPAIEDNLSRIKKLKELLDAGAITQEEFEAEKRRLLGP, translated from the coding sequence ATGGAAACCTATGATACTTTGGTCTCCACCATTGCATTAATGATGGGCGTGTCCTGGGCCAGTGGCGTGAACTTATACGCTGCCGTGCTGATGCTGGGATTGGGCGGCGCGACCGGGCATATCGATTTGCCGCCGGATTTGCAGACACTGCAGGATCCGCTGGTGATCGCGGCGGCCGGATTTATGTACTGTGTGGAGTTTTTCGCGGATAAGACTCCTGGCGTGGACAGTGGTTGGGACGCGCTGCACACCTTTATTCGCATTCCTGCCGGCGCGGTGCTGGCGGCTGGCGCAGTGGGAGATATTTCACCGGCGTTACAGATTGCGGCTGGCCTGGTCGGCGCCTCGATGGCGGCGACGTCCCATGCCACTAAGGCCGGGACGCGTTTGGCGATCAATACTTCACCGGAGCCTTTTACTAACTGGGCGGCTTCAATTGGCGAGGACATCATGGTGCTGGCCGGCTTATGGGCGGCGTTGAATCACCCGTTGGTTTTCCTTGTATTGCTGGGACTATTTATTGCTCTTGCGATCTGGTTGCTGCCGAAATTATGGCGTTTCCTGAAACTGGTGTTGCGTAAGATTGGCGGTTTCTTTGGGCTCGTGGATAAAGATAAAGGGCCATCGCCTTCTGTGGGGAGCTACCAATTTGGGAACTTTTCCGCTGCCGCCGGTCCTTCTCTTGACGCTGACTTTACGGCGCCAGGGCCTGCGATTGAGGATAATCTCAGTCGGATTAAAAAACTGAAGGAGTTGTTGGACGCAGGGGCCATCACGCAGGAAGAGTTTGAGGCGGAGAAAAGGCGTTTGCTTGGGCCTTAG
- a CDS encoding cation diffusion facilitator family transporter has protein sequence MTYSTPAEKTRAAHRVTLIGMILDIALGLLKIIVGVLAQSHALVADGIHSFTDAGTDILVIVITRYSHQKPDREHPYGHGKFETLGTVVLGSMLIAVAGAMAYDSILRLWEKDAQVAPGWPALLAASLSIAGKEWIYRYTLDIGKKLRSDLIIANAWHSRSDALSSVVVLIALLGVIAGFPWVDALAAIIVAILIGKIGIELAGKSVKELVETALPEDQVHAIRELALSVEGVRGVHDLRGRYVGPDIVIDLHLQVDSSLSVSEGHYIGVHVARKIRAKFEHISDITYHIDTENDANGKKRAGSPLLPLRQDVTETLQRRWRGLTPEGSIKRLILHYINGQVHVEVMIAGNECRLSQEIVKSMRESTADLTWLGDIKVWREAP, from the coding sequence ATGACATACTCTACTCCCGCCGAAAAGACTCGCGCCGCCCATCGCGTCACCTTGATTGGAATGATTCTGGATATTGCGCTGGGGTTGCTGAAAATCATTGTCGGGGTCCTCGCACAGTCTCATGCGTTAGTGGCTGACGGCATCCACTCTTTCACTGATGCGGGAACGGATATCCTGGTGATTGTCATCACTCGCTACTCCCACCAGAAACCAGACCGGGAACATCCTTACGGCCACGGCAAATTCGAAACCCTGGGCACAGTAGTATTGGGCTCCATGCTCATTGCTGTCGCCGGCGCCATGGCTTACGACAGTATTCTGCGCCTGTGGGAGAAAGATGCGCAGGTCGCTCCTGGGTGGCCTGCGCTATTGGCGGCGAGTCTGTCTATCGCCGGTAAAGAATGGATTTATCGCTACACACTGGATATCGGCAAGAAGTTGCGCTCCGACCTGATCATCGCCAACGCCTGGCATTCACGCAGTGACGCTCTTTCCTCGGTGGTCGTGCTCATCGCCTTGCTTGGCGTAATCGCCGGCTTCCCATGGGTCGACGCTTTAGCAGCGATTATTGTGGCGATCCTCATCGGCAAGATTGGCATCGAGCTGGCGGGCAAAAGTGTCAAAGAGCTAGTGGAAACCGCGCTTCCTGAAGATCAGGTCCACGCCATTAGAGAACTCGCGCTATCAGTGGAAGGCGTTCGCGGCGTGCATGATCTGCGCGGACGTTATGTGGGACCGGATATCGTTATTGACCTGCATTTACAAGTGGACTCGTCGCTGAGCGTCTCGGAGGGACACTATATTGGCGTGCATGTCGCGAGAAAAATCCGAGCAAAGTTTGAGCACATCAGCGACATCACCTACCACATAGATACAGAGAATGACGCTAACGGAAAGAAACGGGCGGGTTCTCCCTTATTGCCGCTACGCCAGGACGTGACCGAAACCTTGCAACGGCGCTGGCGCGGCCTGACGCCGGAAGGTTCAATCAAGCGGCTGATTTTGCACTACATCAATGGCCAAGTGCATGTGGAAGTGATGATCGCCGGAAACGAGTGTCGTCTTTCCCAGGAGATAGTAAAAAGCATGCGGGAAAGTACTGCCGACCTGACTTGGCTGGGCGATATAAAAGTCTGGAGGGAGGCGCCCTGA
- a CDS encoding PilZ domain-containing protein encodes MSSHTERRRFERLTASMSVLLDHPVTGLHELKTVDLSEGGVLVTGDFAGNAEVGDLVSLKVVGLLQERSPTVPLKVVRCGANEMALNFV; translated from the coding sequence ATGAGTTCCCACACAGAAAGGCGTCGTTTTGAACGACTAACCGCGTCGATGAGCGTATTGCTTGATCACCCTGTGACAGGGCTCCACGAGTTGAAAACAGTCGATCTTTCCGAAGGAGGCGTGTTGGTGACCGGCGATTTTGCCGGCAACGCCGAGGTTGGAGATTTGGTTTCACTGAAAGTTGTTGGCTTGTTGCAGGAACGCAGTCCGACTGTGCCATTGAAAGTGGTGCGCTGTGGCGCTAATGAAATGGCCTTGAACTTTGTTTGA
- a CDS encoding quinone-dependent dihydroorotate dehydrogenase → MSYQLARQFLFRLPAEASHNISLKMLKMADNAGMLGMFMPQMYSRPVELMGITFPNAVGLAAGLDKNGDYIDGLSKLGFGFIEVGTVTPKPQDGNPPPRLFRLEERSAIINRMGFNNYGVDYMTERLRKKKYGGVIGVNVGKNKDTPAEEAASDYIACINKVYPYASYITINISSPNTPGLRALQFGDSLRSMLQEIKDCQERMNQQHGRYVPFVVKIAPDMSDDEVHMVARTLLDYNMDGAIATNTTLSREGVESLAHGKEQGGLSGAPLTKRSTHVVKELCVALEGRIPVIASGGVMSAQDAVDKVRAGAKLVQVYSGLIYRGPVLVREAAEAIGGLDG, encoded by the coding sequence ATGTCATATCAGTTAGCCCGACAGTTTCTGTTTCGCCTTCCAGCGGAAGCCTCCCATAATATTTCCCTGAAAATGCTTAAGATGGCTGATAACGCCGGCATGTTGGGAATGTTTATGCCCCAAATGTATTCCCGGCCGGTCGAGTTGATGGGAATTACCTTCCCCAACGCGGTGGGGCTGGCGGCGGGATTGGATAAAAACGGCGATTACATCGATGGTCTGAGTAAACTGGGTTTCGGCTTTATCGAAGTTGGTACAGTGACTCCGAAGCCTCAGGACGGCAATCCTCCGCCACGTCTTTTTCGCCTGGAGGAACGCAGCGCGATTATCAACCGCATGGGATTCAACAACTACGGCGTTGATTACATGACGGAGCGCTTGCGCAAGAAAAAATATGGTGGGGTGATCGGCGTTAACGTTGGGAAGAACAAAGACACTCCCGCTGAGGAAGCCGCCTCGGACTACATTGCCTGCATCAATAAGGTGTATCCCTACGCGTCCTACATCACGATCAACATTTCCTCCCCTAACACGCCTGGATTGCGCGCGTTACAGTTCGGCGATTCGCTGCGCAGCATGCTGCAGGAAATCAAGGATTGTCAGGAGCGCATGAACCAACAGCATGGGCGTTACGTGCCCTTCGTCGTGAAAATCGCGCCAGACATGTCTGACGACGAGGTGCACATGGTTGCGCGCACCCTGCTGGATTACAACATGGACGGCGCCATCGCCACGAATACCACATTGTCGCGTGAGGGCGTTGAGAGTCTGGCTCATGGAAAGGAGCAGGGCGGCTTAAGCGGTGCGCCATTGACCAAGCGCTCCACCCATGTGGTGAAAGAATTGTGCGTGGCGCTGGAAGGTCGTATTCCCGTTATCGCCTCCGGCGGCGTGATGAGCGCGCAGGATGCGGTGGATAAAGTGCGTGCGGGCGCCAAGCTGGTTCAGGTATATAGCGGTCTCATTTATCGGGGGCCGGTCCTGGTGCGGGAAGCGGCTGAGGCCATTGGCGGGTTGGACGGTTAA
- the rmf gene encoding ribosome modulation factor, with translation MRRQKRDMFERAYLKGYRAGVSGRSKDLCPAANPQMRQEWINGWRDGRADHWDGYTGVSGIHRSPGIAS, from the coding sequence ATGAGAAGACAGAAGCGCGATATGTTTGAAAGAGCGTACCTCAAGGGTTACCGCGCCGGCGTAAGCGGCCGGTCAAAAGATTTATGTCCCGCCGCCAATCCTCAAATGCGTCAAGAGTGGATTAACGGCTGGCGCGACGGCCGAGCGGACCATTGGGATGGTTACACCGGCGTATCAGGGATACACAGAAGCCCTGGCATAGCATCCTGA
- a CDS encoding porin family protein, whose amino-acid sequence MKRRIRHPRSITTVLTVLAVLLASPVSRAEGEKEGKSYIGLSATQFDFKRVAGSNSASTTGVTLSYGSYLTDYVKTEFRAGMGLDEEEAKPGLDIGMDYFASWYMGAQYPATDYLSVYALFGFTHMKGKVSKDDPDAHQSIPEDLTESSFSVSYALGTEIKVTGDLWGVLEFGRIHRDTETAIRVMQLSAGLKYEF is encoded by the coding sequence ATGAAGCGCCGCATTCGTCATCCGCGTTCGATCACAACCGTTCTCACCGTATTGGCGGTTTTGCTGGCCAGCCCGGTCAGCCGCGCGGAGGGAGAAAAAGAAGGCAAGTCTTATATCGGACTGAGCGCCACTCAGTTCGATTTTAAACGGGTCGCCGGCAGCAACAGCGCCAGCACGACCGGCGTCACGCTTAGCTACGGCTCCTACCTGACCGACTATGTCAAAACCGAGTTTCGCGCCGGCATGGGACTGGATGAAGAGGAAGCAAAACCGGGACTGGACATAGGGATGGACTACTTCGCCAGCTGGTATATGGGCGCGCAGTATCCGGCCACGGATTATCTGTCCGTGTACGCCCTGTTCGGATTCACCCATATGAAAGGCAAAGTCTCCAAAGACGATCCGGACGCCCATCAAAGCATTCCGGAAGACCTCACCGAAAGCAGCTTCAGCGTCAGTTACGCGTTAGGAACGGAAATAAAGGTCACTGGCGATCTTTGGGGCGTATTGGAGTTCGGCCGCATTCATCGCGACACGGAAACTGCGATCCGCGTCATGCAGCTCAGCGCCGGTCTGAAATACGAGTTCTAG